Proteins encoded within one genomic window of Aerococcus viridans:
- a CDS encoding aminopeptidase — translation MKNFDQLLDKYANLLIEKGINVQKGDNVMIYIAVDQAPLAHFLAKHAYENGARRVHFTWKDDYTTRLDYEYQTTEDLAEVADYTVARQEDLILNQKVSRLSIVSGDPDLLNGIDPSKIDTVQTSRGQKLKVVRNATMNDQVKWTVATAADYGWAKHVFPELADDKQAATDALWDAIFKASRVYEADPVEAWNKHRDLLDEKAQKLNDNQFKKLHYTAPGTDLTLGLPEGHIWVSAQSFNPEGSPFIANMPTEEVFTAPDTNVMDGYVTSTKPLSYAGSTIEGIKVTFADGKIVDVTADKGEQIMKDLVFNNDGAQGLGEVALVPHQSPISQSNLTFYNTLFDENASNHLAIGAAYPTTVKGGTEMSEEELQAAGINRSHVHVDFMIGSAEMDIDGIDADGNVFPIFRQGEWAF, via the coding sequence ATGAAAAATTTTGACCAATTATTAGACAAATATGCAAACCTGTTAATCGAAAAAGGCATTAACGTACAAAAAGGTGACAATGTAATGATTTACATTGCTGTCGACCAAGCCCCTCTAGCCCACTTCTTAGCAAAACACGCTTATGAAAATGGTGCTCGCCGTGTACACTTTACTTGGAAAGATGATTACACTACTCGCTTAGACTACGAGTACCAAACGACAGAAGATTTAGCGGAAGTTGCAGACTATACTGTAGCCCGCCAAGAAGATTTAATTTTAAATCAAAAAGTATCACGCCTTTCTATCGTTTCTGGTGACCCAGATTTATTGAATGGTATTGACCCAAGCAAAATTGATACCGTTCAAACAAGTCGCGGTCAGAAATTAAAAGTTGTCCGTAATGCGACAATGAACGATCAAGTTAAATGGACAGTTGCAACAGCGGCTGACTACGGCTGGGCGAAACACGTTTTCCCTGAATTAGCTGATGATAAACAAGCAGCGACAGATGCATTATGGGATGCCATCTTCAAAGCTAGTCGTGTATACGAAGCTGATCCAGTAGAAGCTTGGAACAAGCACCGTGACTTGTTAGATGAAAAAGCACAAAAATTAAACGACAATCAATTCAAAAAATTACATTACACTGCACCTGGTACAGATCTAACATTAGGTTTACCTGAAGGTCACATTTGGGTATCTGCTCAAAGCTTTAACCCTGAAGGTTCACCATTTATCGCTAATATGCCAACTGAAGAAGTCTTCACAGCACCAGATACAAACGTGATGGATGGCTATGTGACTTCAACAAAACCGCTATCTTACGCGGGTTCTACGATTGAAGGCATCAAAGTAACCTTTGCAGACGGTAAAATTGTAGACGTTACAGCTGATAAAGGTGAGCAAATCATGAAAGATTTAGTCTTCAACAATGATGGTGCCCAAGGATTAGGTGAAGTTGCATTAGTGCCACATCAATCACCAATTTCTCAAAGTAACCTAACATTCTACAATACTCTATTTGATGAGAATGCTTCAAACCACTTGGCAATCGGTGCTGCTTACCCAACTACCGTTAAAGGCGGAACTGAAATGTCAGAAGAAGAATTACAAGCAGCTGGTATCAACCGTAGCCATGTCCACGTTGACTTCATGATTGGATCAGCTGAAATGGATATCGATGGTATCGACGCAGATGGTAATGTATTCCCTATCTTCCGTCAAGGAGAATGGGCTTTCTAA
- a CDS encoding GMP reductase, protein METFDYEQVQLIPAKCVITSRSQADTSIEFGGREFKIPVVPANMQTVLNEALAEELARKGYFYIMHRFEPEKRMPFIKHMNAEGLFASISVGVKPEEYTFIDEIKASGERVDYITIDIAHGHSETVIDMIKYIKEQIPETFVIAGNVATPEAVRDLENAGADATKVGVGPGRVCITKIKTGFGTAGWQLQAIKLCAKAARKPIIADGGIRTNGDIAKSVRFGASMVMIGSLLAAHVESPGETVEEDGVTYKEYFGSASQFQKGIYKNVEGKKMLIESRGSLWHTMREMEEDLQSSISYAGGRDLGALRTVDYMIVPTIYNGD, encoded by the coding sequence GTGGAAACTTTTGATTATGAACAAGTCCAATTAATACCTGCTAAATGTGTGATTACAAGCCGTAGCCAGGCAGACACTTCAATTGAATTTGGAGGTCGTGAATTTAAAATACCAGTTGTGCCAGCAAACATGCAAACTGTATTAAATGAAGCGTTAGCTGAAGAATTGGCCCGCAAAGGTTACTTCTATATTATGCACCGTTTTGAACCAGAAAAACGTATGCCATTTATCAAGCATATGAATGCTGAAGGTTTATTTGCGTCAATTTCTGTTGGTGTAAAACCAGAAGAATATACTTTCATCGATGAAATCAAAGCAAGTGGTGAACGCGTAGACTACATTACAATTGATATCGCTCACGGTCATTCTGAGACTGTTATCGATATGATTAAATACATTAAAGAACAAATTCCAGAGACATTTGTGATTGCTGGTAACGTGGCAACACCTGAAGCAGTGCGTGATTTAGAAAACGCCGGTGCTGACGCGACTAAAGTAGGGGTTGGACCTGGTCGTGTATGTATCACTAAAATCAAAACTGGTTTTGGTACTGCTGGTTGGCAATTACAAGCGATTAAATTATGTGCTAAAGCAGCACGTAAACCAATTATTGCTGATGGTGGTATTCGTACAAATGGGGATATCGCAAAATCTGTAAGATTCGGTGCATCTATGGTAATGATTGGTTCACTACTAGCTGCCCACGTTGAATCACCAGGTGAAACTGTAGAGGAAGATGGTGTAACTTACAAAGAATATTTTGGTTCAGCATCTCAATTCCAAAAAGGGATCTACAAAAACGTTGAAGGTAAAAAAATGTTGATTGAAAGCCGTGGTAGCTTATGGCATACCATGCGCGAAATGGAAGAAGATTTACAATCGAGTATTTCATATGCTGGTGGTCGTGACCTAGGAGCTTTACGTACGGTGGATTACATGATCGTACCAACTATTTACAACGGTGACTAA
- a CDS encoding GtrA family protein — protein sequence MAFIDKVKRQLFNQEFVIYVVFGVLTTLVNIVSFFLMRQVSSLFVSNTVAWILSIIFAYITNKIWVFKAKKWSVRIILKEFSSFVTFRLLSFFIDMLLMFLLTYLSIGEVWAKLVTQIVVVLLNYIFSKVFIFK from the coding sequence ATGGCATTTATAGATAAGGTGAAGAGACAGTTATTTAATCAAGAATTTGTTATCTATGTAGTTTTTGGCGTATTAACAACATTAGTCAATATTGTGTCATTCTTTCTGATGAGACAAGTATCAAGTCTTTTTGTTTCTAATACAGTGGCTTGGATTTTATCTATTATATTTGCTTATATTACCAATAAGATTTGGGTGTTTAAAGCAAAAAAATGGTCAGTACGTATTATTCTTAAAGAATTTTCCAGTTTTGTCACATTCCGCTTATTATCTTTTTTTATCGATATGTTGTTAATGTTTTTATTAACCTATCTAAGTATAGGAGAAGTTTGGGCAAAACTTGTCACACAAATTGTGGTCGTCTTGTTGAATTATATTTTTAGTAAAGTATTTATATTCAAATAA
- a CDS encoding GntR family transcriptional regulator yields the protein MGKTQKLEQVAYLHIKDQILSENWKTGFHIVEAFISEDLDISRSPIRAALSTLADEGYVDMIPYRGFFVAENPPKIDFVAHRLRYELIISYRMLDQMIKQKVKGEDYKALLEEKVNAVRKAYDEKNFDDFLTTSEALLKTILDLGNHDFLVKEALECSRTVMTAILERYRSDEPTDFILDMYPFMMYLGDLVRLIRENRFNDARVLFEIIFNYLKTQLPKETQVAFENIDSYRLA from the coding sequence ATGGGAAAAACACAGAAACTAGAACAAGTTGCCTACTTACACATAAAAGATCAAATACTTAGCGAAAATTGGAAAACAGGATTCCATATTGTTGAAGCATTTATTTCTGAAGACTTAGATATTAGTCGTAGTCCGATTCGTGCTGCTTTAAGTACGCTAGCGGATGAAGGTTATGTAGACATGATTCCATATCGTGGATTCTTTGTAGCCGAGAACCCACCCAAAATTGATTTTGTTGCCCATCGTTTACGCTATGAACTAATCATTAGCTACAGAATGTTAGACCAAATGATTAAACAAAAAGTAAAGGGTGAAGACTACAAGGCCCTCTTAGAAGAAAAAGTGAACGCGGTTAGAAAAGCTTACGATGAAAAAAACTTCGACGATTTTTTGACTACTAGTGAAGCATTATTGAAAACAATATTGGACCTCGGTAACCATGACTTTTTAGTCAAAGAAGCATTAGAATGCTCTCGAACTGTCATGACGGCTATTTTAGAAAGATACCGGTCAGATGAACCTACTGATTTCATTTTGGATATGTATCCATTCATGATGTACCTAGGTGACTTAGTACGGTTGATTCGAGAAAACCGTTTTAACGATGCTCGTGTATTATTTGAGATTATCTTTAACTATTTAAAAACTCAACTACCCAAAGAGACTCAAGTAGCATTTGAAAACATTGATAGCTATCGTTTGGCTTAG
- the rbsK gene encoding ribokinase, translating to MIGVIGSISTDFVVTTNRVPKQGETVYGQAFETTFGGKGANQAVAAARLGGRVQMFGCVGGDQFGQETKANLARNGVDVTAIKTIEDTTTGSAHITVFEGDNAIVYVPGANQEVTVDYLKSVEADLLACTYFVIQNEIPMPSIQYLIDLADAHDIKVTYDPAPFIEIDKAYLEKVDYLLPNETEAKEMFGDQDVDALLGQYPAQLLITMGGDGIRYHDGEVAVHVPAIKGEVVDTTGAGDTFSGAFTVALSKGNSLADAIQFASIAGSLSVQKFGAQGGMPTIDALKAHEKFNDSWQV from the coding sequence ATGATTGGTGTAATTGGTAGTATTTCGACAGATTTCGTTGTAACGACAAACCGTGTGCCAAAGCAGGGAGAAACTGTATACGGGCAAGCTTTTGAAACAACTTTTGGTGGAAAGGGGGCTAACCAAGCGGTAGCAGCTGCTAGACTAGGTGGTCGAGTTCAAATGTTCGGTTGCGTTGGTGGCGACCAATTTGGACAAGAAACTAAGGCGAATCTAGCAAGAAACGGTGTGGATGTGACAGCTATTAAAACCATTGAAGATACCACTACAGGTTCTGCCCATATCACGGTTTTTGAAGGGGACAATGCTATCGTTTATGTGCCTGGTGCCAACCAAGAAGTGACAGTTGATTATTTGAAATCAGTGGAAGCGGACTTGTTAGCTTGTACCTATTTCGTTATTCAAAATGAAATTCCCATGCCATCTATTCAATATTTGATTGACCTAGCAGACGCGCATGATATTAAAGTAACTTATGATCCAGCGCCTTTTATTGAGATTGACAAGGCCTATTTAGAAAAAGTGGACTATTTATTGCCAAATGAAACAGAAGCCAAAGAGATGTTTGGTGACCAAGATGTTGATGCTTTATTGGGCCAATATCCAGCGCAATTATTGATTACCATGGGTGGTGACGGGATCCGTTACCATGATGGGGAAGTAGCTGTCCATGTGCCAGCGATTAAAGGGGAGGTAGTGGATACAACAGGTGCTGGCGATACCTTCTCAGGTGCCTTCACTGTGGCCTTATCTAAAGGGAACAGTTTAGCTGACGCCATTCAATTTGCCTCAATTGCAGGTTCTTTATCAGTACAAAAATTTGGTGCTCAAGGTGGTATGCCAACGATTGATGCTTTAAAAGCGCATGAAAAATTTAATGATAGCTGGCAAGTATAA
- a CDS encoding LCP family protein → MTKQDNQNNQAPSRRNNKKANSFSLKTLTSSKWIPKEKKTYWILGAAAVVVVICASAFKVYADISGFGSDIYEDVNSAQLRDADAQLKNGQPITILLTGLDSGALYYEDVEETRTDVMMVFTINPKTNESTVVSIPRDALGVQSDTDEFDKLNHAYMNYNGIEGTINSLQRYLDIPIDYYVNVNMQGFMDVIDALGGVDITPTLTFTQNDVSFTEGETRTLSGIEAMQYVRMRKSDPEGDIGREKRQQQFIEAVVDKVISLGTITNYNDILDAVGDDIKTNITVDNMFVLQAKYLPALDNLNKLVFDDYVDLNLDFGYYMLIPELERLENISIMQDNIDYEATNSAIVYPVEYGVASTYFPVSDLNWDGILTDDEMAVQPGVYSREDLNELVKYIFGYSINDYLESTGNTDLLDENEDQTIPTTLDEELLEHITAGFDPSGTVTEETSNDLNTYGDPTIEEDTGTYYDSSTYSETSDYTDTYSDTYSNEAAATSESTTVPEESVPETGQQAPATSEAPVTSEEPVTDMPVEESTVTE, encoded by the coding sequence ATGACAAAGCAAGATAATCAAAACAATCAAGCCCCTAGTCGCCGTAATAATAAAAAAGCGAATTCATTCAGTTTAAAGACCCTTACATCCTCAAAATGGATACCCAAAGAAAAGAAAACCTATTGGATTTTAGGTGCTGCAGCTGTGGTAGTCGTTATATGTGCGAGTGCATTTAAAGTATATGCTGATATTTCTGGATTCGGTTCTGATATTTATGAGGATGTGAATTCAGCGCAACTTCGTGATGCAGATGCCCAATTAAAAAATGGTCAACCAATTACTATTTTACTAACAGGTCTTGATAGCGGAGCGCTTTATTACGAGGATGTTGAGGAGACGCGGACGGATGTAATGATGGTCTTCACCATTAATCCAAAGACTAACGAATCAACTGTCGTATCTATTCCAAGAGATGCCTTAGGGGTCCAAAGTGATACGGATGAATTTGATAAATTAAACCATGCTTATATGAATTATAATGGGATTGAAGGGACAATCAACTCCCTACAACGCTATTTAGATATACCAATTGACTATTATGTGAATGTCAATATGCAAGGGTTTATGGACGTGATTGATGCCCTTGGGGGTGTGGATATTACACCCACCTTAACTTTTACTCAAAATGACGTTTCTTTTACAGAAGGCGAAACACGCACCTTATCTGGCATAGAAGCAATGCAATACGTACGGATGCGTAAATCGGATCCTGAAGGCGATATTGGCCGTGAAAAACGACAACAACAATTCATCGAAGCGGTAGTAGATAAGGTCATTTCACTTGGAACAATTACCAATTACAATGACATCTTAGATGCCGTAGGCGATGATATTAAAACAAATATTACAGTAGATAATATGTTTGTCTTACAAGCCAAATACCTGCCAGCTTTGGATAATTTAAATAAATTAGTCTTTGATGACTATGTTGACCTAAACCTTGATTTTGGTTATTACATGTTAATTCCTGAATTAGAGCGTTTAGAAAATATATCTATCATGCAAGACAACATCGATTATGAAGCGACTAATTCAGCCATCGTTTATCCTGTTGAGTATGGGGTTGCATCAACCTACTTCCCAGTGTCTGACTTAAATTGGGACGGCATCTTAACAGATGACGAGATGGCCGTTCAACCAGGTGTATATTCAAGGGAAGACTTGAATGAACTGGTCAAATACATCTTTGGTTATTCAATTAATGACTACTTAGAATCAACAGGGAACACGGACTTACTCGATGAAAATGAAGATCAAACGATTCCGACGACTTTAGATGAGGAATTGCTAGAACATATTACTGCTGGTTTTGACCCAAGTGGCACTGTGACTGAGGAAACTAGTAATGACTTGAATACTTACGGTGACCCAACTATTGAAGAAGACACGGGCACATATTACGATTCATCTACTTATTCAGAAACATCAGATTATACAGATACCTATAGCGACACTTATAGTAATGAAGCGGCGGCGACATCAGAATCAACGACAGTACCTGAAGAAAGCGTGCCAGAAACGGGTCAACAAGCACCTGCCACGTCAGAAGCGCCGGTTACATCTGAAGAACCTGTGACCGATATGCCTGTTGAAGAAAGTACCGTTACAGAATAA
- a CDS encoding DNA/RNA non-specific endonuclease, with product MVGRNQNGPKDKRLFAMLVLAGLILFLWVGNRMAEERLAEPVEVAKEVSRTSSIYQEILEDHQLASESSRVRQADEGNKNDQASSSIEDSSGNGASSSSESESSGDSASESQQGAPSLEEAEDLGQLYHQNPPSVPGGQAYVEVNDNVPIFSDADLTDVEEAWERYSPLDDLGRVSEANALLGADLMPAESEQREALTAITPTGWQQNRYDIVSAGWLYNRSHLIGFQLTGQQDNLLNLMTGTRYFNVEGMLPFENYVAAYVEDSENHVRYRITPLFMGDELLARGIFMEAYSIEDDGELQFHVYIPNVQPGIEIDYSDGSNQLAV from the coding sequence GTGGTTGGTAGAAATCAAAATGGTCCTAAGGATAAGCGGTTATTTGCCATGCTGGTTCTGGCGGGATTAATCCTATTTCTATGGGTTGGTAACCGGATGGCGGAAGAGCGGTTAGCTGAGCCAGTTGAGGTGGCCAAAGAGGTATCCCGGACGTCGTCGATTTACCAGGAGATATTGGAGGACCATCAATTAGCGTCTGAGTCGTCGCGGGTGCGTCAGGCTGATGAAGGGAATAAGAACGATCAAGCATCTTCTTCTATAGAAGATAGTAGTGGGAATGGGGCAAGTTCTTCATCTGAATCAGAATCAAGTGGTGACTCGGCGTCTGAAAGCCAACAAGGGGCACCTTCGCTGGAAGAGGCTGAGGATTTAGGTCAGCTCTACCACCAAAACCCACCTAGTGTGCCGGGCGGGCAGGCTTATGTTGAAGTAAATGACAATGTGCCGATTTTTTCGGATGCGGATTTGACGGATGTTGAAGAAGCCTGGGAGCGGTATAGCCCTTTGGATGATTTGGGTCGGGTGTCTGAAGCCAATGCCTTGTTAGGGGCGGATTTGATGCCGGCTGAATCGGAACAACGAGAAGCTTTGACCGCAATTACCCCAACTGGTTGGCAACAAAACCGGTATGATATTGTATCGGCTGGCTGGTTGTATAACCGAAGTCATTTGATTGGTTTTCAGTTGACTGGTCAGCAGGATAATTTGCTGAACTTGATGACTGGGACTAGGTATTTCAATGTGGAAGGTATGCTTCCTTTTGAAAACTATGTGGCTGCCTACGTGGAAGATAGTGAAAATCATGTCCGCTATCGGATTACCCCTTTATTCATGGGGGATGAACTCCTGGCGCGCGGGATTTTCATGGAGGCCTATTCCATTGAGGATGATGGAGAATTGCAGTTTCATGTCTATATCCCAAATGTTCAACCAGGGATTGAGATTGATTATAGCGATGGGTCCAATCAATTAGCAGTATAA
- a CDS encoding LCP family protein, with the protein MANRESRHRRSQGEAYHEERPRKKRRSLLGCFAWVLLAFLIIGGGILAYSYYRIDQTGDAIYQPADADGAEPVEEVREKEVTISDKEPISILLMGMDSGGTRTTDEQNTDVMILVTINPNTQTAKMVSIPRDTYVSSIDFKINGAYAMAGGASGSINAVQNLLNVPVDYYALVNMTGMMNIIDAIGGVSLYNDFSFSQDEYTFPEGQITLETGAEALAYVRNRYDDPDGDYGRADRQRQVLLAILDKYSDVSNIGSLGSLFDTVQANVVTDLTVSDMTQLAWNYRVDSENVESTTLVGTGDMSTGIYYNILSESQISETSAELRDHLELE; encoded by the coding sequence ATGGCAAATAGAGAAAGTCGCCATCGTAGAAGTCAAGGGGAAGCGTATCATGAGGAGCGTCCTCGTAAGAAACGTCGTAGCTTATTAGGTTGTTTTGCTTGGGTATTGTTAGCCTTTTTAATTATTGGAGGCGGGATTCTTGCATACTCATACTACCGAATTGACCAAACAGGAGACGCGATTTACCAACCAGCGGACGCTGATGGTGCGGAACCGGTAGAAGAAGTCCGTGAAAAAGAAGTGACTATTTCGGATAAAGAACCAATTTCTATTTTACTTATGGGGATGGACTCAGGGGGGACGAGAACAACTGATGAACAAAATACTGACGTCATGATTCTTGTGACCATTAACCCGAATACACAAACTGCTAAAATGGTATCCATTCCACGTGATACTTATGTTTCAAGTATTGATTTCAAGATTAACGGTGCTTATGCCATGGCCGGGGGGGCATCTGGTTCAATCAATGCAGTTCAAAACCTATTGAATGTACCGGTTGACTACTATGCCTTAGTGAATATGACGGGTATGATGAACATCATCGATGCAATTGGTGGGGTATCCTTATACAATGATTTCAGTTTCTCTCAAGATGAATATACCTTCCCAGAAGGTCAAATTACCTTGGAAACAGGTGCTGAAGCTTTAGCTTATGTCCGTAACCGTTATGATGATCCAGATGGTGACTATGGACGTGCTGACCGTCAACGTCAAGTGCTATTAGCTATCTTAGATAAGTATTCTGATGTGTCTAATATTGGTAGTCTAGGTAGCTTGTTCGACACAGTACAAGCCAATGTGGTTACTGACTTAACTGTTTCAGATATGACCCAATTAGCCTGGAACTACCGAGTAGATTCTGAAAATGTGGAATCTACTACTTTAGTAGGTACTGGCGATATGTCGACAGGTATTTACTACAATATCTTATCTGAATCACAAATTTCAGAAACCTCTGCAGAACTTAGAGATCATTTAGAATTAGAATAG
- a CDS encoding flavodoxin, which yields MPKALVTFASLTGNDEEIANIMTKSLVNLGVDARMVECQSVYATDFLEEDICVVVTYTYGAAADLPDEIVDLYEELADVDLTGKIFATLGSGEYDYEEFCKSVDDFTLQFKQAGAIQAGEAVKIELYPEDEDIPEIEQLAQQCVNTYQKQQ from the coding sequence TTGCCAAAGGCACTAGTTACCTTTGCTTCTTTAACTGGAAACGATGAAGAAATAGCAAATATTATGACCAAATCCCTAGTTAATTTGGGCGTAGATGCACGGATGGTAGAATGCCAATCTGTATATGCGACGGATTTTCTAGAAGAAGATATCTGTGTTGTCGTCACCTATACCTATGGTGCTGCAGCGGATTTACCAGATGAAATTGTAGATCTTTATGAAGAATTGGCGGATGTAGATCTAACAGGAAAAATATTCGCAACATTAGGGTCTGGTGAGTATGATTATGAGGAGTTCTGTAAATCAGTTGACGATTTTACCTTACAATTCAAACAAGCCGGTGCTATCCAAGCTGGTGAAGCTGTGAAAATTGAATTATATCCAGAAGATGAAGATATTCCTGAAATTGAACAACTGGCTCAGCAATGTGTAAATACCTATCAAAAACAACAATAA
- the map gene encoding type I methionyl aminopeptidase, giving the protein MITLKSAREIEGMKKAGALLASIHEQLRPMMVPGVTTMEIEAFFDKKITEAGAIREQVGFEGYEYVTCISINDEICHGFPFPDRALKDGDIVSVDTVLSLDGYFADSCWTYGIGQVDEEGQRLMDVTKKALAIGIEQARVGNRIGDIGAAIQSYVEGEGFSVVREFVGHGIQPTMHEGPSVPHFGVAGKGQRLRAGMTITIEPMVNTGKWQSKMDGNGWTARTIDGGRSAQYEHTLAITEDGPIILTQQKD; this is encoded by the coding sequence ATGATAACATTAAAATCTGCCCGTGAAATAGAAGGCATGAAAAAAGCAGGAGCTTTACTAGCTAGTATCCATGAACAATTGCGTCCAATGATGGTTCCTGGTGTAACCACAATGGAAATAGAAGCCTTTTTCGATAAGAAAATTACTGAAGCAGGTGCTATTCGGGAACAAGTAGGCTTTGAAGGTTATGAATATGTAACTTGTATTTCTATTAATGATGAAATCTGTCATGGCTTTCCATTTCCTGATCGCGCTTTAAAAGATGGGGACATTGTCAGTGTAGATACTGTCTTATCTTTAGATGGATACTTTGCCGATTCTTGCTGGACTTATGGTATCGGTCAAGTGGATGAAGAAGGTCAGCGTTTAATGGACGTTACTAAGAAAGCATTAGCAATAGGTATTGAACAGGCACGTGTAGGTAACCGTATTGGTGATATTGGTGCGGCTATTCAATCTTATGTCGAAGGGGAAGGTTTCTCTGTGGTACGTGAGTTTGTGGGTCATGGTATTCAACCAACTATGCATGAGGGTCCATCAGTACCACATTTTGGTGTGGCTGGAAAAGGGCAACGTTTACGTGCCGGCATGACGATAACCATTGAACCAATGGTAAATACTGGTAAATGGCAATCCAAAATGGACGGTAACGGTTGGACTGCCCGCACAATTGACGGCGGACGTTCAGCACAGTATGAGCACACCTTAGCCATCACTGAAGATGGGCCAATTATTTTAACGCAACAAAAAGATTAA
- a CDS encoding glycosyltransferase family 2 protein, with protein sequence MLSVIVPCFNEEESIHLFYKEMEKVKPLMDQDIEYIFVNDGSSDNSLNEMRKLAKENDQVRYISFSRNFGKEAGIYAGLKQAKGDFVTLMDVDLQDPPELLPIMLDKLYQDPTLDCVGTRRVDRDGEPPIRSFFAKQFYALMNKISDTEFVDGARDYRLMTRQMVDAILKLTEYNRFSKGLFSWVGFNTIYLEFENRERVAGNTTWSFWSLFKYSVEGIINFSEIPLSIASYSGALMFVISIIAGLIIILRALIFGDPTAGWPSLVVIILFIGGIQLLCLGIIGKYISKIFLETKNRPIFIIKETEADLKNELNED encoded by the coding sequence ATGTTATCAGTCATCGTACCGTGTTTTAATGAAGAAGAATCTATTCACCTTTTCTACAAAGAAATGGAAAAGGTAAAGCCATTGATGGATCAAGATATTGAATATATTTTTGTGAATGATGGTTCATCGGATAATTCTTTAAATGAAATGAGAAAGCTAGCCAAGGAGAATGATCAAGTACGTTATATCTCATTTTCGAGAAATTTCGGTAAAGAGGCAGGGATTTATGCAGGTTTAAAACAAGCAAAAGGGGACTTTGTTACCTTAATGGATGTTGACTTACAAGATCCACCTGAATTATTGCCAATAATGCTTGATAAATTATACCAAGATCCCACGCTTGATTGTGTTGGGACAAGAAGAGTAGACCGTGATGGGGAGCCGCCTATCCGTAGCTTCTTCGCTAAACAATTCTATGCACTCATGAATAAAATTAGTGATACTGAATTTGTAGATGGCGCACGTGATTATCGGTTGATGACCAGACAAATGGTGGATGCTATCCTTAAATTGACAGAATACAATCGTTTTTCAAAAGGCTTATTTTCGTGGGTAGGATTCAATACTATCTATCTAGAATTTGAAAATAGAGAAAGAGTCGCTGGTAATACTACTTGGTCTTTCTGGAGCTTGTTTAAATATTCAGTTGAAGGAATTATCAATTTTTCTGAAATACCTTTATCAATTGCTTCATATTCTGGCGCCTTGATGTTTGTCATTTCTATTATTGCAGGATTGATTATAATACTACGTGCTTTAATATTCGGAGATCCAACTGCGGGGTGGCCTTCTCTAGTAGTGATTATCTTGTTTATCGGTGGTATCCAATTACTCTGTCTCGGGATCATTGGTAAATATATCAGCAAAATTTTCTTAGAAACTAAAAATAGACCCATATTTATTATTAAAGAAACCGAAGCAGATTTAAAGAATGAATTGAATGAGGACTAA